In Cytobacillus oceanisediminis, the following proteins share a genomic window:
- a CDS encoding (Fe-S)-binding protein, which translates to MTSQLAYKETFDCVQCGYCLPACPTYASLGKERHSPRGRINLVQMAAEGKITIDEITESMELCLGCRACETACPTNVQYGKILESFKKVKAAEAPAPFIENMALQKALPNKKLLAVMRASLRAYQKTGIDSFARKSKVLSILPEQLRAFEEIAPAVEMPNKQLRTGILLPERDPNARVAFFTGCIMDVFFAKINDLSIKLLQHAGCEVTVIKEQTCCGALQNHSGDTGTSRKLAKENIAAFEKGNFDYVVNAIGGCGAMLVEYDHLLADDPEWAERAKVFAQKNKDVSVILNKLGISFSRELSGAVTYQPSCHLLNVQKVADDPVQLLESIPGITYIPLPKGDVCCGSAGIYNIVHYEESMEILDAKMEQVQKISPDTIVTSNPGCHLQMCLGVKREGLEEKVRVVHIIELLAKACGIDHK; encoded by the coding sequence ATGACTAGCCAGCTCGCCTATAAAGAAACGTTTGACTGTGTCCAGTGCGGCTATTGTCTCCCGGCCTGCCCCACATATGCCAGCTTGGGGAAGGAAAGGCATTCTCCACGGGGCCGAATCAATCTTGTGCAAATGGCCGCAGAAGGGAAAATAACCATCGATGAAATAACCGAATCAATGGAGCTCTGCCTTGGCTGCCGTGCCTGTGAAACAGCCTGCCCAACCAATGTGCAGTATGGAAAAATCCTCGAATCATTTAAGAAAGTAAAAGCTGCCGAAGCACCAGCTCCATTCATAGAGAACATGGCTCTGCAAAAGGCCTTGCCGAATAAAAAACTGCTGGCAGTCATGAGAGCTTCACTTCGGGCCTATCAAAAAACAGGCATTGATTCGTTTGCCCGCAAAAGCAAGGTGCTCAGCATTCTTCCCGAACAGCTTCGGGCTTTTGAAGAGATTGCTCCGGCTGTGGAAATGCCAAATAAACAGCTGAGAACAGGCATCCTTCTGCCAGAGCGCGATCCGAATGCCCGTGTCGCTTTTTTTACAGGCTGTATTATGGATGTGTTTTTTGCCAAAATCAATGACCTCAGCATCAAGCTGCTTCAGCATGCCGGCTGCGAAGTCACCGTAATCAAGGAACAGACCTGCTGCGGTGCCCTGCAGAACCATAGCGGAGATACGGGAACATCCAGGAAACTGGCGAAGGAAAATATTGCGGCTTTTGAAAAAGGGAACTTTGATTATGTGGTTAATGCGATTGGCGGCTGCGGTGCGATGCTCGTTGAATATGATCATCTTCTCGCAGATGACCCGGAATGGGCAGAGCGTGCCAAGGTGTTCGCACAAAAGAATAAGGATGTAAGTGTAATACTGAACAAACTCGGAATCAGTTTCAGCCGGGAACTCTCAGGTGCTGTGACCTATCAGCCATCCTGCCATCTGTTAAATGTGCAGAAGGTGGCGGATGATCCCGTTCAGCTCCTCGAAAGCATACCTGGCATTACATATATTCCTCTTCCTAAAGGGGATGTGTGCTGCGGATCGGCCGGAATCTATAATATTGTTCACTATGAAGAGTCCATGGAAATACTCGACGCCAAAATGGAACAAGTCCAAAAAATCTCGCCGGACACCATCGTCACGTCTAACCCTGGCTGCCATCTGCAGATGTGCCTCGGGGTGAAACGGGAAGGGCTAGAAGAGAAGGTGCGTGTGGTCCATATTATCGAATTACTGGCAAAAGCCTGCGGGATCGATCATAAATAA
- the cbpA gene encoding cyclic di-AMP binding protein CbpA, translating to MLIRHQMVEKKDVRFCDETFNLEQALQFLNETGYRCVPILDAAHTKFVGNIYKVDILEYKENHSLVEPITALAKDQQTVIDEDDSFMKAFFTLKRYPYLPVEKENGQFVGLLTHAAVLELLEEAWGLNRGSYTLTVGSYGTQGTLKKISSIISKYSDIQGVISLDSSSFHVSLIRRILFTLPKDTTEETLDKIKKELDTNGFRVIGVECHNGEC from the coding sequence ATGCTGATTCGCCATCAGATGGTGGAGAAAAAAGATGTTCGGTTTTGTGATGAAACCTTTAATTTGGAACAGGCGCTGCAGTTTTTAAATGAAACTGGCTACCGCTGTGTCCCTATTCTGGATGCCGCACATACAAAGTTTGTCGGCAATATCTATAAGGTTGATATCTTAGAATATAAGGAGAATCATTCTTTGGTTGAACCGATTACGGCTCTGGCTAAAGACCAGCAGACCGTAATTGATGAGGATGACTCTTTCATGAAAGCCTTTTTCACGCTGAAGAGATATCCTTATCTGCCGGTTGAAAAAGAAAATGGGCAGTTTGTCGGATTGCTGACACATGCGGCCGTCCTGGAACTGCTGGAGGAAGCGTGGGGACTGAACCGCGGAAGCTATACGCTGACTGTGGGAAGCTATGGCACACAGGGAACACTGAAAAAGATAAGCAGTATTATCAGTAAATACAGCGATATACAGGGAGTCATTTCACTGGACTCATCCAGCTTCCATGTCAGCCTGATCCGCCGTATCCTTTTTACATTGCCGAAGGATACGACAGAGGAAACCCTGGATAAAATTAAGAAAGAACTGGACACAAATGGCTTCCGTGTGATTGGGGTCGAGTGCCATAATGGTGAGTGTTAA
- a CDS encoding FAD-binding oxidoreductase, protein MITEQIVERLKSIMGSEKRILLEKADLVSYSYDGSFGAYIPEIILQPVSTEEVAGIVKVANDMKVPVYPRGRGTSLSGGPLPVHGGMVLDFSRWTQKLIIDPEDTVAIVSPGVITADIDREAQRHGLMYPPDPSSSHVSTIGGNLAENAGGPRGLKYGVTKDYVLGLEIVTPEGDIIRTGGRTVKNVTGYDLTKLIVGSEGTLGIITEATLQLIPRPQATQTMMVIFDDIIDAGKAISAVLTSGILPSKMEIMDQASIRAVEEFQPIGLPIDVDAIILIELDGHPIAIRDESEQVKQVCLEVGAREAIIARDEESAVNLWKARKLVSPAIVRKKPTKISEDATIPRSKIPEMFRRLQEIKAKYEIDLVVFGHAGDGNLHPNIITDKQDKEEMKRVEKAVAEIFSAAIELGGTLSGEHGIGTMKAPFMEMELGEAGLDMMKRMKTAWDPNNIMNPGKIFPETKGQKLVLVHD, encoded by the coding sequence GTGATCACCGAACAGATTGTTGAGAGGCTTAAAAGCATCATGGGATCAGAAAAGCGCATTCTGCTTGAGAAAGCAGACTTGGTCTCATATTCATACGATGGCTCATTTGGAGCCTATATTCCGGAGATCATCCTGCAGCCAGTTTCGACTGAGGAAGTGGCAGGCATTGTAAAGGTCGCCAATGATATGAAAGTACCAGTCTATCCAAGAGGCAGGGGAACGAGTCTGAGCGGAGGCCCGCTCCCTGTCCATGGCGGGATGGTCCTTGATTTTTCCAGGTGGACCCAGAAGCTGATCATCGACCCGGAGGATACCGTTGCAATTGTATCTCCAGGTGTCATCACTGCTGATATTGACCGTGAGGCACAGCGGCATGGGCTGATGTATCCGCCGGACCCAAGCAGTTCCCATGTTTCCACAATTGGAGGGAACCTTGCCGAGAATGCAGGTGGGCCGCGCGGTTTAAAGTACGGGGTTACAAAGGATTATGTGCTGGGGCTTGAGATCGTCACGCCAGAAGGGGACATTATCCGGACAGGCGGACGGACGGTCAAAAACGTCACAGGCTATGACCTGACGAAGCTGATTGTGGGTTCGGAAGGGACATTGGGCATCATCACAGAGGCAACTCTTCAGCTGATTCCAAGGCCGCAGGCAACCCAGACGATGATGGTCATATTTGATGATATTATTGATGCCGGAAAAGCGATTTCTGCGGTGCTAACTTCCGGCATCCTGCCTTCCAAAATGGAAATCATGGATCAGGCTTCCATCCGGGCGGTTGAAGAGTTTCAGCCGATCGGGCTCCCGATTGATGTGGATGCCATTATCCTGATTGAGCTTGATGGCCATCCTATCGCTATCAGGGATGAAAGCGAGCAGGTGAAGCAGGTTTGCCTGGAAGTAGGGGCAAGGGAAGCCATCATCGCCAGGGATGAGGAATCTGCTGTGAACTTATGGAAAGCGAGGAAGCTCGTTTCACCTGCGATTGTCAGGAAAAAACCAACGAAAATTTCCGAGGATGCCACAATTCCAAGAAGCAAGATTCCTGAAATGTTCAGAAGGCTTCAGGAAATCAAAGCAAAATATGAAATCGACTTAGTCGTATTCGGTCATGCTGGCGACGGAAATCTGCATCCGAATATCATTACCGATAAACAGGACAAAGAAGAAATGAAGCGTGTGGAAAAAGCAGTAGCGGAGATTTTTTCCGCTGCGATTGAATTGGGAGGAACCCTCTCAGGCGAGCATGGCATCGGAACCATGAAGGCGCCATTTATGGAGATGGAGCTTGGGGAAGCGGGACTGGATATGATGAAACGAATGAAAACAGCGTGGGATCCGAACAACATTATGAATCCGGGCAAGATTTTTCCCGAGACAAAAGGGCAGAAGCTGGTGTTAGTCCATGACTAG
- a CDS encoding FadR/GntR family transcriptional regulator — MKIERKKISAQVLDQLKEMIKEGKFTANEPMPSENELAKLFGVSRAPVREALSVLSASGIIESRQGGRSFVKEVNMADMLGSLAIEYIPVEQVFELLEMRMIMETQAAAIAALRRDEADLEKMKLALDQFEITLTNPEAVGDLADVNFHKHLIAATKNRFMIQVMENIDDLYRKAIAFSLQKNVGLPAKREQVYQEHMSIFTAIKEQDEERAAKAMRVHLENVTKKLKVNEGEGKKVPL, encoded by the coding sequence ATGAAAATCGAACGGAAAAAAATCTCGGCCCAGGTGCTGGATCAGCTGAAGGAAATGATAAAAGAAGGCAAGTTCACGGCAAATGAGCCGATGCCATCCGAGAATGAACTGGCCAAACTGTTTGGCGTCAGCCGTGCGCCTGTTCGAGAAGCATTGAGCGTATTATCTGCCAGCGGAATTATTGAATCCAGGCAAGGCGGCCGCAGCTTTGTCAAAGAAGTTAATATGGCAGACATGCTTGGTTCGTTAGCGATTGAATACATTCCCGTGGAACAGGTTTTTGAGCTTCTGGAAATGCGGATGATTATGGAGACACAGGCAGCAGCGATTGCTGCCTTGCGTCGTGATGAGGCCGACCTGGAAAAAATGAAGCTGGCGCTCGATCAATTTGAAATCACGCTGACGAACCCCGAAGCGGTAGGCGATCTGGCAGACGTTAATTTTCATAAACACCTGATCGCTGCAACGAAAAATCGTTTCATGATACAGGTAATGGAAAATATCGATGATCTGTACCGAAAAGCGATTGCTTTTTCCCTTCAGAAGAATGTGGGTCTTCCGGCAAAGCGCGAACAGGTTTATCAGGAGCATATGAGCATTTTTACAGCTATAAAAGAACAGGATGAAGAAAGAGCGGCAAAGGCGATGCGGGTGCATCTTGAGAATGTTACAAAGAAATTGAAGGTGAACGAAGGGGAAGGAAAGAAGGTGCCGTTGTGA
- a CDS encoding TRAP transporter permease, translated as MTKSTSEPIVQPADLDKEAGGGMRLLEGPYKKAAAIIAVLFSVFSIYSNGLSNIQEIYRNLIFLGILLVMTFFYYPAGKSSNQKRFTAPDYVFAALAIAGLGYLLLNYTTIHVDRGSQPIMIDYVFGAITIIVLLEASRRAVGIFIPILCGGAIVYALFGTYFPWIFGHAGFSLERLLYRLYMTTEGVLGLTLSTASTFIVMFVLFGAFLSVSGATQLFNDLALAIAGRKRGGPAQVAVISSALTGSLSGSAVANVATTGAFTIPLMKSIGLKPKFAGAVEAAASTGGMIMPPIMGAAAFIMAGFLGISYTTVILAAIIPSFLYYIALIFAIDIEAKKQGLKGISKENIPDVVQILKERGVLLIPIIVVITTLLMGKTALFAGFAGIGAVIVASWLAKDKSSRITISKTIEAFIEGGRGTIQVGIACAAIGIIICVVTMTGIGSTLAYNIVELTGGQLWLILIVVMLTCIVLSMGLPSTALYIVVAVTAAPALVEAGVNPIAAHFFVFWFGALSNITPPVALASYTAAGLAGANAMQTSWEALRISLPGFIIPFMIAYNPIILLQAAEGETISILSVALVVLTSTLGIYALASSLGNYLNAKLTIVERVLMFAGALMLIKPGMITDIAGLGLCVFAILFHIIRVKKNSSVEITI; from the coding sequence ATGACAAAATCAACAAGCGAACCCATTGTACAGCCAGCCGATCTGGATAAAGAAGCAGGCGGCGGCATGCGGCTGCTGGAGGGTCCATACAAAAAAGCGGCTGCCATCATTGCTGTTCTGTTTTCTGTTTTTTCCATTTATTCGAATGGATTATCCAATATTCAAGAGATTTATAGAAACCTGATTTTTCTGGGCATCCTGCTGGTCATGACTTTTTTCTATTATCCGGCCGGAAAATCTTCCAATCAAAAAAGGTTTACAGCCCCTGATTATGTCTTTGCGGCGCTTGCCATTGCAGGTCTTGGCTACCTGCTCCTGAATTACACAACGATTCATGTGGACCGCGGCTCCCAGCCGATTATGATTGACTATGTCTTTGGAGCCATTACGATCATCGTCCTCCTTGAAGCTTCAAGACGGGCAGTTGGGATCTTTATCCCGATCCTGTGCGGAGGGGCTATTGTATACGCCCTGTTTGGAACCTACTTCCCGTGGATTTTCGGGCATGCCGGCTTTTCACTGGAACGCCTGCTGTACCGCCTTTATATGACGACTGAGGGCGTGCTGGGATTGACGCTTTCGACGGCATCCACATTCATCGTCATGTTTGTCCTCTTTGGTGCATTCCTGTCTGTAAGCGGTGCAACCCAGCTTTTCAATGATCTCGCCCTTGCCATTGCAGGCAGAAAGCGCGGAGGCCCTGCCCAAGTAGCGGTCATCTCCAGTGCACTGACAGGATCATTGAGCGGAAGTGCAGTGGCCAACGTCGCGACAACAGGAGCTTTTACGATTCCATTGATGAAATCCATTGGCCTTAAGCCCAAGTTTGCCGGTGCCGTGGAAGCGGCTGCTTCAACAGGCGGAATGATTATGCCGCCGATTATGGGCGCTGCCGCCTTCATCATGGCCGGTTTCCTTGGAATCTCTTATACAACGGTCATCCTGGCAGCGATCATCCCAAGCTTTCTCTACTATATCGCACTGATTTTTGCTATTGATATTGAAGCGAAAAAGCAAGGCCTAAAAGGCATCAGTAAAGAAAATATCCCGGATGTCGTCCAAATCCTGAAGGAACGCGGTGTCCTGCTTATTCCGATCATCGTTGTCATCACAACACTATTAATGGGAAAGACAGCTCTATTTGCCGGATTTGCCGGAATAGGTGCTGTCATTGTGGCGAGCTGGCTGGCAAAGGATAAATCTTCAAGAATCACGATTTCTAAAACAATTGAAGCTTTTATTGAAGGCGGAAGAGGGACGATTCAAGTCGGGATTGCCTGTGCCGCCATCGGAATCATCATCTGCGTTGTCACCATGACGGGAATTGGATCTACATTAGCTTATAATATTGTCGAATTAACGGGCGGCCAGCTTTGGCTGATTTTAATCGTCGTCATGCTCACTTGCATCGTTTTAAGTATGGGGCTTCCATCCACAGCTCTTTACATCGTCGTTGCGGTTACGGCAGCTCCTGCACTTGTGGAAGCGGGCGTTAATCCAATCGCTGCACATTTCTTTGTGTTCTGGTTTGGTGCATTGTCCAACATTACGCCGCCTGTGGCTCTGGCATCATATACCGCAGCAGGACTGGCTGGCGCCAATGCGATGCAGACATCATGGGAAGCGCTTAGAATTTCACTTCCGGGTTTTATCATCCCGTTCATGATTGCCTATAACCCTATTATTCTGCTTCAGGCAGCAGAGGGAGAAACGATATCCATTTTATCAGTCGCACTAGTGGTCCTCACAAGTACGCTGGGCATTTACGCCCTGGCAAGTTCGCTTGGAAACTACCTGAATGCCAAGCTGACGATTGTTGAAAGAGTCCTAATGTTTGCAGGGGCTTTAATGCTTATTAAGCCAGGCATGATCACGGATATTGCCGGACTTGGGCTTTGTGTGTTTGCGATTCTCTTCCACATCATCAGAGTAAAGAAAAACAGTTCTGTCGAAATCACCATATAA
- the lhgO gene encoding L-2-hydroxyglutarate oxidase yields MYDYIIIGGGIVGLSTGMELLNRFPAAKVAILEKESHVAAHQTGHNSGVIHSGIYYKPGSYKARLAKKGSESMTEFCRKHGLEVDICGKVIVASEDFELPLLDDLYQRGVDNGLGIRMIDDGELHEIEPHVNGKKAIHVPMAGIVNYKQVSEKMAEIITAKGGDILLNHKVLAIDETAQEVVVQTSRGEIRGAYYVNCGGLQSDRIAKLAGLKTDVKIVPFRGEYFMLKPEKSSLVKNLIYPVPNPNFPFLGVHFTRMINGAIDVGPNAVLSFKREGYKKTDLNVADLMEVVAYKGFWKLAKKYMKEGVEEMIRSASKELFMKNVQKLMPDIQKDDIVPGPAGVRAQALKDDGSLVDDFFIVPSKRSIHVLNAPSPAATASIEIGKEIVRKMDGMFKMESAV; encoded by the coding sequence ATGTATGATTACATCATTATTGGCGGGGGCATTGTCGGCCTGTCAACAGGAATGGAGCTGCTGAACCGGTTTCCGGCAGCAAAAGTGGCCATCCTGGAAAAAGAAAGCCATGTGGCGGCCCACCAGACAGGCCATAACAGCGGCGTCATCCATTCCGGAATTTACTATAAACCTGGCAGCTATAAAGCCAGGCTTGCCAAAAAAGGCAGCGAGTCCATGACAGAATTTTGCCGTAAGCATGGCCTTGAAGTGGATATCTGCGGAAAAGTCATTGTCGCAAGCGAAGATTTCGAACTGCCTCTATTGGATGATTTATATCAGCGCGGTGTAGACAATGGCCTGGGAATCCGCATGATTGACGATGGCGAGCTCCATGAAATCGAGCCGCATGTGAACGGAAAAAAGGCCATCCATGTGCCAATGGCTGGCATTGTCAATTATAAGCAGGTTTCGGAAAAAATGGCTGAGATCATTACAGCAAAAGGCGGGGACATACTGCTGAATCATAAAGTATTAGCCATTGACGAAACGGCTCAGGAAGTTGTCGTCCAGACCAGCAGGGGAGAGATAAGAGGAGCTTACTATGTAAACTGCGGCGGCCTGCAGTCAGACCGGATCGCCAAGCTTGCCGGATTGAAAACTGATGTCAAAATAGTGCCATTCAGAGGCGAGTATTTCATGCTCAAACCGGAGAAAAGCAGCCTCGTCAAAAATCTCATCTACCCTGTGCCAAATCCCAACTTCCCGTTCCTTGGGGTCCATTTTACCAGGATGATTAACGGAGCCATTGATGTTGGTCCAAATGCCGTTCTAAGCTTTAAGCGGGAGGGCTATAAAAAGACGGATCTGAATGTGGCAGACCTTATGGAGGTTGTGGCTTATAAAGGCTTCTGGAAGCTCGCAAAGAAATATATGAAAGAGGGAGTGGAAGAAATGATCCGCTCAGCATCCAAGGAGCTCTTCATGAAAAATGTCCAGAAGCTTATGCCGGACATCCAGAAGGATGATATTGTTCCCGGGCCGGCCGGTGTCAGAGCGCAGGCCTTGAAGGACGATGGCTCATTAGTCGATGACTTTTTCATTGTGCCTAGCAAGCGCTCCATTCATGTCTTAAATGCACCATCTCCGGCCGCGACGGCGTCCATTGAAATTGGAAAAGAAATCGTCAGGAAGATGGACGGAATGTTTAAGATGGAATCAGCTGTTTAA